In the genome of Candidatus Zixiibacteriota bacterium, the window AAAGATGATTACGCAGGCCACTTTGGCCCAGAACTCGTTGTACATCCGGCCGAACATCTTGGGCCACCAGTAGTGGATTCCTCCCAAAAGCGCCATCACCGTCCCGCCCATCATGACGTAATGAAAATGCGCCACCACGAAATAGGTATCAGTCAGGTGGACGTCAACGGGCAGCGCACCGAGGAAAATGCCGGTGAGTCCGCCGATCGTAAACAGAAACAGAAACGACAGCGCGTACAGCATGGGAGTTTTGAATTCGATCGAGCCCTTGTACAGGGTCATCATCCAGTTGAATACTTTGATGCCCGACGGTATCCCCACGAAAAACGTCAGAAACGAGAACACGATAGCCGCCAACTCCGACTGCCCGCTCACAAACATGTGATGTCCCCAGACCAGGAAACTGACTAACGCGATACCGAGCGATGAGAACGCGATCGCCTTATAACCAAAGATGTGTCGGTGGGAGAAATGGGCGATCAACTCGCTGATGATCGCCATGCCCGGCAGGATCATGATATAGACCGCCGGATGCGAATAGAACCAGAAGAAATGCTGAAACAGCACTGGGTCCCCGCCCATGGCCGGATCGAAAATGCCAATCCCAACCAGTTTCTCGAGGATCAAAAGGAGCAGCGTAATCCCGAGCACCGGCGTGGCCAGCACCTGGATGATAGCGGTGGCGTAGAGTCCCCACACCATGAGCGGCATCCGAAACCAGGTCATGCCCGGCACACGGAGCTTGTGAATGGTCACGATGAAATTCAGGCCGGTAAAGATCGAGGAAAAACCGAGGATGAACACCCCCAGCGTCATTGAGACCACCGAGGTCGATGTGGTCGTACTATACGGCGTGTAGAAGGTCCAGCCCGTATCCACGCCGCCGCTGACAATGGCGAAGAGACAGACGAACGCTCCCACCACGTAGATATACCAACTGGCGAGGTTCAACCTGGGGAACGCCACGTCCTTCGCACCAATTTGAAGCGGCAGCACGAAATTCCCAATCGCTGCCGGGATCGACGGGATGATGAACAGGAAGATCATGATCGCCCCGTGCAGCGTGAAGAACTGGTTATAGGTGTCCGAGCTCATGAAACTGCTCCGATTGGAGAACAGCTCAGTTCGCAGGATCACTGC includes:
- the ctaD gene encoding cytochrome c oxidase subunit I; translation: MGATAIPEYNFLRYPKGLKSWLLTQDHKRIGVMYFAAIMFFFFVGGLLAVILRTELFSNRSSFMSSDTYNQFFTLHGAIMIFLFIIPSIPAAIGNFVLPLQIGAKDVAFPRLNLASWYIYVVGAFVCLFAIVSGGVDTGWTFYTPYSTTTSTSVVSMTLGVFILGFSSIFTGLNFIVTIHKLRVPGMTWFRMPLMVWGLYATAIIQVLATPVLGITLLLLILEKLVGIGIFDPAMGGDPVLFQHFFWFYSHPAVYIMILPGMAIISELIAHFSHRHIFGYKAIAFSSLGIALVSFLVWGHHMFVSGQSELAAIVFSFLTFFVGIPSGIKVFNWMMTLYKGSIEFKTPMLYALSFLFLFTIGGLTGIFLGALPVDVHLTDTYFVVAHFHYVMMGGTVMALLGGIHYWWPKMFGRMYNEFWAKVACVIIFVGFNMTFFSQFILGTKGMPRRYHNYLDQYQPLHAFSSVGAWVLGFGFLIFMIYMIHSLMRGRPAGNNPWGVLGFEWETTSPPPPENFAKDPVLSHGPYDYDTVLIQRSDIAAQRPVGRA